One Augochlora pura isolate Apur16 chromosome 10, APUR_v2.2.1, whole genome shotgun sequence DNA window includes the following coding sequences:
- the Brat gene encoding tripartite motif-containing protein brain tumor, with protein sequence MASPTLSLESRANSIGSLASLSPLTVSGSSPPASDSAICDVDSCDLCLDSQKPGEAPCPRCRLGGAGGVRCTGCKSTESDAVARCFDCANFLCPNCVMAHQFMHCFEGHRVLNLGDSKLETVNSSSNTELPKNNLVINGSGNGNGERVSYCSRHKQELFKYFCRTCTVLVCKECTITDHPAPLHDCAHISEVGTQQLEAMARVVQECRAKAADVRAAVKAADHGAARLQVQYHKAQNEINDTFQFYRSMLEERKGELLKELESVFSTKQISLGVLTQKANEMADKILQTCEFVERLTKYTTVTDVLMVKKLLDSKLQVLLNYTPDIGSQTVDLEFVSNYQAIQVGVRNTFGYVRSNNESNAGPIGKQPPIARPTALSSNGNNGSNSSNGPSSAGSLGGLLMDRPYSNGLIPSTSTCVSSTSPSSFDTNSSVITKRFCSANSLGPFSTAISDLNLNGINTNPYEKWSNGGSDAYPVVTTNDHFSMPTSAAAVANAASGDSVLDLTSKLMSAAAIFPPKSQIKRQKMIYHCKFGEFGVMEGQFTEPSGVAVNAQNDIIVADTNNHRIQIFDKEGRFKFQFGECGKRDGQLLYPNRVAVVKTSGDIIVTERSPTHQIQIYNQYGQFVRKFGANILQHPRGVTVDSKGRIVVVECKVMRVIIFDQAGNVLQKFGCSKHLEFPNGVVVNDKQEIFISDNRAHCVKVFNYDGAYLRQIGGEGITNYPIGVGINAIGEILIADNHNNFNLTIFTQDGQLVSALESKVKHAQCFDVALMDDGSVVLASKDYRLYIYRYVQVPPIGM encoded by the coding sequence ATGGCCTCGCCGACACTCTCGCTGGAATCGCGTGCGAATTCCATCGGGTCCTTGGCCTCGCTGTCCCCGCTTACGGTGAGCGGCAGTTCTCCGCCTGCGAGCGACTCGGCGATCTGCGACGTCGACAGCTGCGATCTCTGCCTCGACTCACAGAAACCTGGGGAGGCGCCCTGCCCACGGTGCCGATTAGGAGGCGCCGGCGGCGTCCGCTGCACCGGCTGCAAATCGACCGAGTCCGACGCGGTAGCTCGTTGCTTCGATTGCGCAAATTTCCTCTGTCCTAACTGCGTGATGGCGCACCAGTTCATGCACTGCTTCGAGGGCCACCGGGTTCTGAACCTGGGCGACTCGAAACTGGAGACAGTGAACAGCTCGTCGAACACCGAACTGCCGAAGAACAACCTGGTGATCAACGGCAGCGGTAACGGGAACGGCGAGAGGGTGTCCTACTGTTCGCGACACAAACAGGAACTGTTCAAATACTTTTGCCGCACTTGTACCGTGCTGGTCTGCAAGGAGTGCACCATCACGGACCATCCAGCCCCGTTGCACGATTGCGCGCACATCTCCGAGGTCGGTACGCAGCAGCTGGAAGCGATGGCGAGAGTGGTGCAAGAGTGCAGAGCTAAAGCGGCGGACGTGAGGGCTGCCGTGAAGGCAGCGGACCACGGGGCAGCCCGGCTGCAGGTCCAGTATCATAAAGCACAGAACGAAATCAACGACACCTTTCAGTTCTACAGATCCATGCTCGAAGAGCGCAAGGGCGAGCTCCTCAAGGAACTCGAGTCCGTCTTCTCCACCAAACAGATCTCCCTTGGCGTGCTGACGCAGAAGGCCAACGAGATGGCCGACAAAATCCTCCAAACCTGCGAGTTCGTCGAACGACTGACCAAGTACACCACCGTCACCGACGTGCTGATGGTTAAGAAACTCCTGGACTCGAAGCTTCAAGTGCTGCTGAACTACACGCCGGACATCGGTAGCCAAACCGTCGACCTCGAATTTGTTAGCAATTACCAAGCCATCCAAGTTGGCGTTCGGAACACTTTCGGCTACGTGCGGAGCAACAACGAGAGCAACGCCGGACCCATCGGCAAACAACCGCCGATCGCTCGGCCAACCGCGCTGTCCAGCAACGGCAACAACGGCAGCAACTCGAGCAATGGACCTAGCAGCGCTGGATCCTTGGGCGGTCTTCTAATGGACCGGCCCTACAGCAACGGCCTGATACCTTCGACCTCAACCTGCGTGTCGTCCACCTCGCCGTCCTCGTTCGACACCAACAGCAGCGTGATCACGAAACGCTTCTGCTCCGCCAACAGTCTGGGTCCGTTCTCGACGGCGATCAGCGACTTGAACCTAAACGGCATCAACACGAACCCCTACGAGAAGTGGAGCAACGGCGGCAGCGATGCCTACCCTGTGGTCACCACGAACGATCACTTCTCGATGCCAACGTCCGCGGCTGCTGTAGCGAACGCAGCGTCCGGCGACTCTGTACTCGACCTGACCTCCAAACTGATGTCGGCTGCCGCGATATTCCCGCCCAAATCGCAAATCAAACGACAGAAGATGATCTACCACTGCAAGTTCGGCGAGTTCGGCGTGATGGAGGGTCAGTTCACCGAGCCATCCGGGGTGGCAGTGAACGCGCAAAACGACATCATCGTTGCGGACACGAATAATCATCGCATCCAGATCTTCGACAAAGAGGGCAGATTCAAGTTCCAGTTCGGAGAATGCGGCAAACGAGACGGCCAACTGCTGTACCCGAACCGTGTCGCCGTGGTCAAGACCTCCGGCGACATCATCGTGACGGAACGGTCACCCACGCACCAGATACAGATATACAATCAGTACGGTCAGTTCGTGCGCAAGTTCGGCGCGAACATACTCCAGCACCCGCGCGGCGTCACGGTTGACTCGAAGGGACGCATCGTGGTCGTCGAGTGCAAGGTGATGCGCGTCATCATCTTCGACCAGGCCGGGAACGTGTTGCAGAAGTTCGGCTGCTCGAAACACCTTGAGTTCCCGAATGGAGTAGTTGTGAACGACAAACAGGAGATATTTATAAGCGACAACCGGGCCCACTGCGTCAAGGTGTTCAATTACGACGGCGCGTACCTGAGGCAGATCGGCGGCGAGGGTATCACGAACTACCCGATCGGGGTGGGGATCAACGCCATCGGCGAGATATTGATAGCCGACAACCATAACAACTTCAACCTGACAATTTTCACGCAAGACGGCCAGCTGGTCTCCGCCCTCGAGAGCAAGGTGAAACACGCTCAATGCTTCGATGTCGCATTAATGGACGACGGATCGGTCGTGTTGGCCAGCAAGGATTACCGGCTCTACATTTATCGTTACGTACAAGTACCACCGATCGGCATGTAG